CGTGCATCTTCATGCCGTTCGGCACGGTCCTCGGGGTGCTCACGATCATCGTCCTGCAGAGGGAGCCGGTCCGGCGGCTGTTCGGCCTCGAGCCCTCGTTGCCGCGAGGATAGGGAATGACGATGGGGCCGCCGACCAACCTGTTGGGAGCCATGGGGCTTTTGGCGCTCCTGGCTGGCCCGCCCGCGGGCGGCACGGTCCCCCGGGCAGGCACGGCCAGCACCCCGGCCAGGGGCCCGGGCCGGATCCTGGCCGAGCCGCCGGCGAAGCCCGACTCGGGCGCGACGTACCTTTTCTATCTTCACGGCCGCATCGTGCAGGAGCAGGGTCGGGGGGCGGTGAGCCCGAAGTATGGGCCCTACGAGTACGATGCCATCCCGAAGGGGCTTGCCGAGGCGGGGCTCGTCGTCATCAGCGAGCCTCGTCCGCGGGGAACGGAGCCATCGGCCTACGCCGGCCGGGTCGCAGGGCAGGTCGAGCGGTTGCTCGAGGCGGGCGTCCCGGCCCGGCGGATCACGATCGTCGGTGCGTCCATGGGGGGCTTCATCGCCATGCTCGTGTCGAATCGGCTGGCGGCACGGGAGATCGGCTACGTGTTCATGGGCAGCTGTGACGAGGAGACGCTGGAGCTCGGCAGCGGTCTGCATGGCGAAGTGCTCTCCATCTTCGAAGCCAGCGACGAGCTCGAGCAGAGCTGCGCTCGGCTTTTCGCGCGCGCCAGCGACGTGGGCCGTCACGCGGAGGTTCGAATCGACACCGGGCTTCACCACGGCTTTCTCTACCGGCCGCTGTCCGAATGGATGGGGCCGGTCATTCGCTGGGCTCGCGCGCGTGACGCTTGACGGGAGGGACCTATGCCGTTCTCATTGCACATGGATCCTGGATCGGGTGTGGTCATCGGCACCTGCTCCGGCATACTGAATGCCACCGATGCCCGGAAAGGGGCCGCGGCGTACTGGGCGAACCCGGACTGCACCGGACGTCCCGTTGTCTGGGACTTCCGGTCCGCGCGGCTCGATGTCCACCCCCCGGAGATCGAGGCGCTCGCCCGGTTCATCCTCGAGAGCCAGCCGCCGGCTCCGCCTCCCAGGGTCGCGTTCGTGACCGCCCGGGACGTGGATTTCGGTCTGTCGCGCATGTTCGAGGTGCACCGCGAACACCCGGCGACGCTGGTCAAGGTCTTCCGGGACTATGACGAAGCGGTGAGGTGGGCGATGGAGCACCGTCCGACCGCGAAGGAGGCGAGATGAGGCCGGCGGGCAGCCTGCGCTATACTCCGGCCGCCTTTTGAGTTCGAGGCCGGACGCACCGGGGGGGCCCGGGCACTGAGAATCAGGGAGCACTGGCTCGTCGCCGCTCTGATCGAGGCGGGGTGGGCGCCGCTCGGAGTCTTCGGCCTTCACGTCGTGGCATCGCGCGTGCTCTTCCTGTACGTGGCCTACCCGCCCACCGACGTGGCCATGCATTTCCTGGGGGGGATCGCCATCGCCTACTTCCTCTGGAGGGCGGCCGTCCTGGCGTCGCAGTCCGGCCCGCTCGGAACCATCGGTCTGACGGGTCTGGGCGTCATGGTCTTCGGCCTGACCTGCGCCGCGGCGGTGTTCTGGGAATTCGCCGAATACCTGTCGGACCGGTGGCTGGGAACGAGGGCGCAGCTCGGGCTGGAGGACACCCTGGGGGACATGCTCGTCGGCATCATGGGAGGTCTGGCGTTCCTGCTTCAGCGCTTCGCGGCACGACCTAACCAAGGAGGTCGATGATGGACCGGTGGCTGGGAAAGTACTCGGAATGGGCCTACGCGCTCCTGCGCCTGGTGGCCGGGTTTCTGTTGGCCTGCCACGGGGCGCAGAAGCTCTTCGGCGCGCTCGGAGGTCAGAGCCAGCTCTCCAACCCCTTGATGGCCACGGCCGGGTTCATCGAGTTCTTCGGGGGCGTCCTGGTGGCCCTGGGCCTGTTCGCCGGCCATGCCGCGTTCATTTCGAGCGGGCTGATGGCGGTCGCCTATTTCATGGCGCACGCGCCGAACGGCTTCTGGCCCATCATCAACAAGGGGGAGCTCGCGGTCCTCTACTGTTTCGTCTTTCTGTACATCGCGTGCCGGGGATCGGGACGCTTCAGCGTGGATGCGATCGCGCGAAGGCGCTGAGCCGGTCGGTCCGGAGGAGTTCGGAGCGTGGCGGACCTCCTGGTCAACATCGACGTCGATGATCTCGAGAAGGGCCTCCGCTTCTATGCCGACGGGCTGGGACTGAAGCCGGGGCGGCGCCTGGGTGCGGACGCGCGCGAGATGCTCGGCGCCTCGTCTCCGATCTACCTCCTCGCCAGTCCAGGGGGGACGCCTCCCTTCGCCGCGGCGACGGCGGGGCGGGACTACCGCCGCCACTGGACCCCGGTGCATCTCGATCTCGCGGTCGAGGACATCGAGGCGGCGGTCGCCCGGGCCGTCTCGGCGGGCGCGACGCTCGAAGGAACGATCGAGGAGCGGGCATGGGGACTCCTGGCCCGCCTGGCGGATCCCTTCGGAAACGGCTTCTGCATCCTGCAGTTCAAGGGACGGGGCTACGATGCGCTGGCAGGAGAGCCCCCCTCTGGATCGCCCTGAGGGGAGGCCGCCCGACGGCGGAGTGCGCCGTCTCGCCGTCGCATTCCAGCGGCGAGGTCACGCTATCGGTCGGCGGCGCCACGGATTCTCCGGCTCATGCTGGGTTGGGCGGTCGTCTGGGTGGTCCTCGAGATTCTCGTCGTCGCCAGCGGCAGCTCCCCTGGCCGGCCGATCGGCTGGCGGGATGCTGTGGCGATCCTGGAGGTGCGACACCCGTGGAAACCGGAGGGTGATCCGATGGAGCGGACGGCCCGATCGATCCTGATCGTGACCGGCATTCTGCTGATCGCGAGCGGCCTGGCGCACGCCATCCTGGATCCGCCGGCCCTCCGCCTGGACGCGGCGGCGACGCAGGTCTCCGCCCCGCCGGCGGAGCGGGCGCAACTCCCGAGCGTCAGGCTGCCGGCGGCGCTGGCGCGCGTGCTCGCCGACTACGAAGCCGCGTGGAGGAGCAAGGACGCCGCGGCCCTGGCCGGGCTCTTCGCGGAGGACGGCTTCGTCCTCTCGAACGGGGCGCCTCCGGTCCGGGGCCGCCACGCGATCCGGACGCATTACGAGGGGCAGGGCGGACCCCTTTCGCTCCGCGCGGTGGCCTTCGCGACGGAGGGCTCGCTGGGGTACATCATCGGGGGGTTCGCGAGGCGGGCGGGTGAGCCGGACATCGGGAAGTTCACGCTGACGCTGCGCCGGGGCGAGGACGGCCGCTGGCTGATCGTGTCCGACATGGACAACGGCAACTCGCGGCCCTAGCCCGGATGGTCGGGTCGTCCGGCGGGCCACGATGGAGGATGGAGATGGACGCGCGGGCCGCCCTGGCATTCGTGAAGAAGCACGGCATCGTGCTGATGGCGGCGCGGGGCCCCGTGCCGAGCCTGGCCGAGACGATCGGGGGCGGTCCCTTCCGGGGCAGCTGGTGGTCCCACCCCAAGGCGCAGGACATGTACCGCATCTTCAACGCCGTATCCGACTCGAGGCAGATCCTGGTCTGCCGGCTTGTCGGCGGCAAGGTGACCTTCGTGCACCGGCGGGTGTGGCCGGCGCTGGCGCGCCTGTCCGGGACCCTTCCGAGGCGCGGGCTCGCCGCGATCCGGGAGGAGCACACGAAGCAGGGCCGGCACCGGGTGCGGGTCACTCCGTACCCGCGCTGGGTCCCGAACGAGGTGCTGGCACGCGCCAGGCGGATGAGCCATGACGACGCCGTGGCGCGGTGCGGCGCCGGGGTGATCGTCGCGGCCGGGAGACGACCGGCCGCACGGCGGCGGGTGAAGGGGTGAAGGGGGCCTCGCTCGCGTTCCTGCTCCTGGCGGCTCTGGTCTCCGCGCAGATCGCCTACTACTACCCCCTCCTCCCGGACCCGATGGCGTCGCACTTCGGGCTGGACGGCGCTCCGAACGGCTGGTCGTCGCGCCTGACCTTCTTCGCGATCTACCTGGCGTCCCTGCTCCTGACGGCGGGGGCCCTGTTCATCCTGGCAAGCGTTCTGAAGCGGATGCCGGAGCGCGCCATCAACCTCCCGAACCGGGACTACTGGCTGTCGGCCGAGAGGCGGGACGAGGCGCTGGGCTATCTTCAGGGCATGGTTGGATGGTGCGCCGTCGGCGTCCTGCTGTTCATGCTCCTGGGGACGCAGCTGGTGATCCGGGCGAACCTGACAGCGGGGGGCCGGCTGGAGAGCGGGAAGCTGGGATGGACCCTGGCGCTTCTCGCCCTCTGGGTCATCCTGACTCCGGTCCGGGCCTATCGGCGCCTGTCGAGAGTGCCCGGGGGCGGGTAGCCCGGACTGCTCATCACGCCGTCGCCGCGGCGGACCGCCGATTTATACTGGGACGTCCAGGGCGCCGGGGAAGGCGCCCCGGCCAGGGAGGGATGCCATGCCCAAGTTTCTGATCGAACGGGAGATTCCGGGAGCGGGGAAGCTGTCGCCCCAGGAGCTGCGCGCCATCTCGCAGAAGTCCTGCGGCGTGCTCAAGGAGATGGGGCCGCAGATTCAGTGGGTCGAGAGCTACGTCACCGCCGACAAGGTCTACTGCGTGTACGTGGCGCCCAACGAGGAGATGGTCAGGAAGCACGCGCAGGCGGGGGGCTTCCCGGCGAACCGCGTGTCGCGCATCGGCGCGGTGATCGACCCGACCACCGCCGAGTGACCGGCGCGCGCTCCCGACGCGAAAGGGAGGCGGGCGATATGGTCGTACGACCGATGACGGCCCGCGACGCGGACGCGGCGGCGCGTCTGTCCGATCAGCTGGGATACCCTGCGACGGCGGACGCGATGGAACGCCGGTTCCGCGCGCTCGCGGACGATCCCGACGCCGCCCTGCTGGCGGCCGAGGAGGCGGGCGGCCGGATGGTCGGCTGGATCCACGTCTGCGGTCGGCGCTTTTTGGTTTCGGACGCGTTCGCGGAGATCGTGGGCCTGGTCGTCGAGACCTCCGCGAGACGGCGGGGCGCCGGCAAGGGCCTCGTCCTCGCGGCAGAGGAATGGGCGCGGAGGCGCGGCTACTCCGTGATGCGCATCCGTTCGAACGTGCGGAGGATGGAGGCCAGGCCGTTCTACGAGAAGCTGGGGTACGAGGTGGTCAAATCGCAGTGGGTGTTCCGGAGGTCGCTGTGAAGCCGAGGATCAGCGTTGCGACAGGAACGCCCTGGGAGCCGCTGGTGGGCTACGCCCGGGCGGTCCGCGTGGGGCGCCATGTGTACGTCTCGGGGACGACGGCCACCGATCGGGACGGACGCGTCGTCGGGACCGGAGACCCGCACGCCCAGGCCGTGCAGACCCTCCGGAACATCGAGACGGCGCTGCGGCGGGCCGGCGCCCGTCTCGAGGACGTGGTGCGCACCCGCATCTATGTCACCCGCATCGACGACTGGCAGGCGATCGGCCGCGCGCACCGTGAGTGCTTCGGAGCGGTCAGGCCGGCCACCAGCATGGTCGAGGTGAGCCGGTTGATCTCCCCCGAGATGCTCGTCGAGATCGAGGCCGAGGCGATCGTCTCCACGGAATGAGGCCGGCGCTGCGGGCCCTCTCGGCGGCGGTGGCCCTCGCGGTCGCGGCCGGCCTGGCAGTCCCCTTCGACCGGCCCGCGGCCGCCCCCGGCCTCCCTTCCGTCGATCCGACCGCGGCCTGGCGGTCGCTCGAGCCCGGCCTCGATCTCGGAGAGTTCCTCTCCCCCCGCCGCTCCGATCGCGGCGACTCGATCGTGCGTGTGCTGCGCGCCGATCCTCTGCGATTCGAGCTGCGCCTGCTCAACGCCTCGGCCCCGGGGCAGGGGAGGGCGCTGACGGCGCGCGAGTGGTCCCTCCGGGGCGGCCTGGCGGGGGCGATCAACGCCAGCATGTATCAGGCCGACCACCGGACCAGCGTGTCCCTGATGCGGACCTCGATCCACACCAACAACGGGAGGCTCTCGAAGGACCGGGCGATCCTCGCCTTCGAGCCGAAAGACGACAAGGCCGCGCCCGTCCTGATCATCGATCGGGAGTGCGACGACTTCGAGGCGCTGCGCGGGCGCTACGGGACGCTGGTCCAGAGCATCCGGATGCTGTCGTGCAAAGGGGAGAACGTCTGGAGCCAGCAGCCGCGTCGCTGGAGCGCCGCGGCGATCGGCACCGACGATCGGGGTCGGGTGCTGTTCGTCCACGTGCGCTCGCCCTACAGCGTGCACGACCTGATCGGCATCCTGAAGGACCTGCCGCTGGGCCTGTCGCGGATGCAGTACGCCGAGGGGGGCCCGGAGGCGCAGCTGTACGTGCGGAGCGGCGGGGAGGAGCACGAGTGGATCGGCAGCTACGAGTCGGGGCTCTCCGAGGACGACGACAACCGGGTCGCCTGGCCGGTGCCGAACGTCGTCGGGATCGCCCGACGGGCGGGCGTTCCCGCCGGCGTCCCGGGGCCCCGCTGACCGTGTGCTAACATGACGGACGCGACGCACGTGGCCGGCGGCCACGCGGCCGCGTCGCGCAGGAGACTCCCGATGCCGGATGTGCTGAAGCTCGCGGTCGCCCTGACCGCCGTGATCCTCGGCGCGCGCCTGACCGCCTGGGGCGGCGAGGCGCCGAAGGGCGGCTCGAAGATCTTTCCCTATCCCACGCAGGTCACCGTCCTCGACAACGGGCTGAAGGTCGTGGCCGTTCCGTTCGACAGCCCGGGCCTGATCGCCTACTGGACGGTGGTGCGCGCCGGCTCGCGCAACGAGATCGAGCCCGGCAAGTCCGGGTTCGCGCATTTCTTCGAGCACCTGATGTTCCGCGGCACCGAGACGTGCCCGCCGGAGCGCTACAACGCGATCCTGAAGGAGCTCGGCGCGGACCACAATGCCTTCACGACCGACGACTACACGGCCTATCACATCCTGGCGCCGGCGTCGGCGCTCGAAACGATCATGGTCCTCGAGTCCGACCGGTTCATGCACCTCAAGTATTCGGAGGAGATCTTCAAGAAAGAGGCGGGGGCGGTGCTCGGCGAATACAACAAGAGCGCCTCGGACCCGTTCCAGACGCTGAACGAGAAGCTGCGCGACACCGCCTTCGGGACCCACACCTACAAGCACTCGACGATCGGATTCCTGAGGGACGTCCAGGACATGCCGAACCAGTTCGCGTACAGCAGGCAGTTCTTCGACCGCTTCTACCGGCCGGAGAACTGCGCGCTCCTGGTGGTCGGCGACGTCGACCCGAAGAAGCTGGCGGGGATGGCGCGCCGGCACTACGGCGCCTGGAAGCGCGGCAGCTACCGCGCCCAGGTCCCATCCGAGCCGCCGCAGCCGGACGAGCTGCGGGTGGAGGTCGCGTGGCCCAACCCGACTCAGCCGTACCTCTACGTCGGCTACCACGGCCCGGCGTTCTCGGACACGGGGACGGATCTGCCGGCTCTCGACCTGGTCTCCCAGCTGCTGTTCTCCGAGTCGTCCCCCCTCTACCAGAAGCTGGTGGTGGACGAGCAGGAGGTCGATGTGCTGTTCGGAGGGGCCCAGGACCACATCGATCCGTACATGTTCGAGATCGCCACCCGGGTGAAGAAGCCGGAGCGCGTGGCCTACGTCGAGGCGGCGATCACGGCCGCCCTCGAGGAGCTCCAGGCGAAACCGATCGCCGCCGATCGCCTCGAGAAGGTGAAGTCGCACATGAAATACGCCTTCGCCATGAGCCTGGACGCCGCCGGCTCGGTGGCGCGGAGCCTCGCCCACTACGTCGCGGTGGCGAACGACCCCCAGGCGGTGAACAGGGTGTACGCATCCTACGATCGTCTCACTCCCGAAGACGTGCGCGCCGCCGCCCGCAAGTACTTCGTGCGATCGGGTCGGACGGTCGTGACGCTCGCCCACAAGCCGGGCGTGGTCGGCGCGGGCCAGTGAGCCGCGCGCGCCGGCACTCCGTGGCTCTTTCCGCCCTGGCAGCCGCGATCGCCTGCGTCCTGGCGATCCAGCCGGCGGACTCCAAGGAGACGAAGCCGATGAAGCCCACCTCGAACCCGGCGAAGGACGGCGCCGTCAGGACGATCCTCCTGCCGGCCCCTGCCTCTCCCCTGACGGCGTTCCGGATCCAGTTCGGCTGCGGGTCGATCGACGATCCGGCTGGGAAGGAGGGGCTGAACGCCCTCACCGCCCTGACCATCGGCGAGGGCGGTACGCGTGAGATGACCTACCGCGAGCTGACCGATCGCCTCTACCCGATGGCCGCGACGATCACGCCCCGGTTCGATCGCGAGACGACCACGTTCGTGGGCGAAGCGCACCGCGATCACCTGAAGGACTACTACGGGCTCCTCACGGGCGTCCTGCTGCGACCGCGCTTCGACGAGGCGGACTTCCAGCGCAGTCGCGACTTTCTGCTGGCCGGGCTCACCACCGGCCTGCGCGGCAACGACGACGAGGGGCTCGGCAAGGCGGCGCTCGGGTACCTGATGTACGAAGGCCACCCGTACCGGCTGCCCGATAGCGGCACCGTTCAGGGGTTGAAGGCGATCACCCTGGAGGACGTGAAGGCTCATTACCTCAGGTGCTACACGCAGGGCAACGCCGTTCTGGGGGTGGCAGGCGGGTACCCGGAGTCCCTGATCGTCTCCATGAAGAAGGATTTCACGGCCCTCCCGCCGGGCGGGCCGCGTCGCGCCGCGCTGCCGAAGCCGCGGCCGATCCAGGGTGTGGAGGTGCTGCTCGTCGAGAAGCCCGCCTCCGCCACGGCGATTTCCCTCGGGTTCCCCATCGCCGTGACACGCTCCGACAGGGACTTCTACGCCCTCCTGGTCGCCAATTCGTACCTGGGGGAGCACCGCACGTTCAACGGCCGCCTCATGAACAAAATGAGGGGGGAGCGCGGCCTCAATTACGGGGACTACTCGTACATCGAACACTTCGTCCAGGACGGCGGCAGCACGCTGCCGCTACCCAACCTGTCGCGCCGGCAGCAGTTCTTCAGCATCTGGATCCGTCCCGTGGAGCATCCCAACGCCCTGTTCGCCCTGCGGCAGGCGGTGCGCGAGCTGCAGAGGCTCGTGGACTCGGGAATGAGCGCCGCCGACTTCGAGGCGACCCGCAAGTACGTCCTGAACGTCTCGCGCCTGTGGACCCAGAACTTCAGCCGCCGGCTGGGCTACCGGATGGACTCGGATTTCTACGGCTTCCCCAGCTTCATCGACCGCATCCAGGACGAGCTGCCGCGCCTCAAGGTCGAGGACGTCAACGCCGCCGTCAAGCGCCACCTGCAGGGAAGAAACCTGGCGGTCGCCATCGTGACCCCGGACGCCGCCGCGGTGAAGGAGACCCTCCTGTCGGGCCGGCCGACGCCCATCACCTACCAGACCCCCACGACGAGCGAGACCCTGCTCGCCGAGGATAAGGAGATCGAGGCCTTCCCCCTGCCGATCAACCGCGAGCGCGTGGGCATCGTCAAGGCGCAGGACCTGTTCGAGCGGTAGGAGTGCCGGGCCCCCCCATGGAGCAGAAAGCGCCGGTCGCGTTCGTCTTTCACGAGGACTGCCTCGAGCACGACAACGGGCCCGGCCACCCCGAGCGGCCGGAGCGGATCCAGGCCATCCGCGATCACCTGGCGCGCCGTGGCCTGCTCGATCGGCTGCTCGTCCTCCGCCCCGACCCCGCCCCGATCGATCGCATCGCCCGGGTCCACGAACCGGCGTACATCGAGGCGATCCGCCGGGCGTGCGAGCGGGCTCCGGTGCAGCTCGACCCCGACACGGCGGTCTCGTCCGGATCCTGGAGGGCCGCCCTGCTCTCGGCGGGAGGCGCCCTGGCGGCCTGCGACGCGGTCGCCACGGGGAGGGCCCGCTCCGCCTTCGTCTGCACCCGCCCCCCCGGCCATCATGCCGAGGCGGGCCGCGCGATGGGCTTCTGCCTGTTCAACAACATCGCCCTCGCGGCGCGGCATCTTCAAGACACGCACGGCCTCGGGCGCGTCTTGATCGTCGACTGGGACGTGCACCACGGCAACGGCACGCAGCACCTGTTCGAGTCGGACCCCACGGTCTTCTACTTCAGCACCCACCAGTTCCCCTTCTATCCCGGCACCGGCTCGGCGCGCGAATCCGGCAGCGGGCGCGGCGCCGGCTTCACCTTGAACTACCCTCTTCCGGCCGGATCGGGCGACGCCGAATACATCGAGGTGTTCCAGACCGTCCTGCGCCCGGAGATCGACCGCGTCCAGCCCGAGGCGATCCTGATCTCGGCCGGTTTCGACGGCCACCGCGACGACCCGCTCGCCGGGATGGACCTGACGGAGAAGGGGTACGCGGCGATGACGTCGATCCTGCGGGAGGCCGCGGAGAGGCATTGCGGCGGGCGGATCGTCTCCCTCCTGGAAGGAGGCTATGACCTGAAGGCGCTCCAGGCCTCGGTCGAGGCGCACCTTCAGGCGCTGGGAGCCTAGGTCACTCGGAAGGGGCCCGGGTCTTCAACCCGAGCGCGTGGATCTCGCTGCCGATGAGGTCACGAAGCGCCTCGTTCACCAGGCGGTGACGGTCGAGCAGGGATTTTCCTTCGAACTCCGCCGACACGATCAGGATGTCGAAGTGGCCGCCTCCCGCGGCGGCCCCGGCGTGACCGGCGTGCTGTGCGCTGTCGTCGCGGATCTCGAGACGCGTCGGATGGAACCGGTCGAGGAGGATCGCCTGGATCCGCGCGCGGACGCCGGTCACCGGGCCGCCAGCGCGCGCCCGGCGCCCGCCTCGACGGCCCGGTCGTAGACGACCGAGGCGGCCGCCAGGTCCTCCAGCCCGATTCCCAGGGACTTGAAGAGGGTCACCTCCCGCTCGTCCCGGCGCCCGGGGTGCGCGCCGCCGAGCACGTCCTTCAGCTCCACGGCCCGCTCCAGCGCGGAGGTCCCGGCCGGGCCGGTCCCCGGCGCCAGGAGGTCGCCGGCCTCCAGGCGGGCCTGTTCCATCGAGTCGACGACGATGAGATCGGAGCGCCTCACCGACTCGTCGTCCAGCTCGCGCCGCTCGGCGCGATTGCTGCCGACCGCGTTGACGTGCATCCCGGGTCGGAGCCAGGCTCCCCGGATGACCGGGGTGCCGGAGGAGGTCGCCGAGACGACGATTCCGGCGCCCTCGATCGCCTCCTCGACCGCGGAGCACGGGGTCACCGCCACGCCCGTGGCCGCCTCGGTCTCGCGGCAGAACTCGCGCAGGCGGTCCCGGTCGCGGCCGAAGGCGCGGATCGTCTGGAGCCGTCTCACCGTCGCGACGGCCAGCGCCTGGCTGCGCGCCTGCCAGCCGGTCCCGATGATCGCGAGCGAGGCCGCGTCGACGCGTGCCAGGCGCCGCGTCGCCACGCCCGTCGCGGCGCCGGTGCGGGTCTGCCCGAGGCGGTCCGCCTCGATGATCGCCAGCAGGGCCGAGGTCCGCCCGTCGAACAGCAGGACCACGAAGCGCGCGGCCGCTCGAGAGGTGGCATAGACCTTGGCCGCGAGCCGCTCCCAGGTGGCCGAGCCGGCGGACAGGGAATGCAGCATCGCGCCGGGGATCGCCGCCCGCGCGCGGGGCCGGCAGTCCGCCTGCCCCCGGGCCCACTGGCGGAACGCCTGCTCGACCGCCTCGATGCATGCCGGCATCGTCAGGAGACGGCCGACGTCGTCCTCGGTGAGATAGACCGCCATGGACGGAGATGGTATCCCAGGGCGGGAATCGGAGGGAGGCGGACTTCCGGGAGCCGGCGCGGGCATGCGGCCGGTCCCGGCCCCCTACTCGGGTCTAGTTGCGGTTCTTGCTCCAGCGGTCGTGGGTGATGCCGTGCTTGTGGACCTTGTAGTTCATCACCCGGCTGCTGACACCCAGGAGCTTGGCGGCTTCCTTCTGGATCCAGTTGCTGCGCTTGAGGGCCTCGAGCAGGGCGGTCTTCTCCAGCGCCTCCAGGTTCAGCAGGTCGGCGGCGAGCGCGGGGGTCATGCCGATGGAGTGCTCGCGGTCCAGCAGGGTCAGGTCGGCGGAGCGGACGGAGTCCCCCTCGCACATCAGGACGGCGCGCTCGATGCTGTTCTCGAGCTCGCGCACGTTGCCGGGCCAGCGGTATTCCTGGAGGCTCTTGACCGCGTCGGCCGAGAAGCCGGTGACCCGGCGGCGGAGCTCGCGCGCGAAGCGCTTGATGAAGTGCTCGGCCAGAGGAACGATGTCCTCGACGCGCTCGCGCAGCGCCGGCACCATGATGTTGACCACGTTCAGGCGGTAGAACAGGTCCTCGCGGAAGCGGCCTTCCTTGATGGCGGCTTCGAGATTGATGTTGGTCGCGGCGACGATGCGCACGTCGACCTTGATCGTCCGGTTGCCGCCGAGGCGCTCGAACTCCTGGTTCTGGATGGCGCGCAGCACCTTGGCCTGGGTGTTGGCGCTCATGTTCCCGACCTCGTCGAGGAACAGGGTGCCGTCGTTGGCCATCTCGAATCGCCCGATGCGCATCTGGTCGGCGCCGGTGAAGGCGCCCTTCTCGTGGCCGAACAGCTCGCTCTCCAGCAGGTTGTCGGGGAGCGAGGCGCAGTTCATACGCACGAAGGCCGCGTCGTGGCGGGGGGAGTTCCGGTGGATCGCCTCGGCGACGCGCTCCTTGCCCGTGCCGGTCTCGCCCTGGATCAGGACGGTCGCGTTCGAGGCGGCCACCTTGTCGATCATCTTGAAAATCTCGCGCATCGCGGCCGACTGCCCGACGAGGCCGTAGCGGTCGGACGGATCGGCGTGCGGCTCGGTCATCGAGCTGAGCCTCACGACCAGCCTCTGGTGCTCCATGGCCCGCTGCACTTTCATCTCGATCGCTTCGAGGGACAGGGGCTTCTGCACGTAGTCGAAGGCGCCGGATCGCATCGCCTCCACCGCGCCCGACCCGTTCTCGCCTGTGACGATGACCAGGGTGCCGGCATTCGTCGAGCGCGCCTTGCGCAGGATCTCGAGGCCGTCGGCCCCTCCGATCCGATGGCCGGAAATCACCAGGTCGAAAACCTGCTTTTCGATTCTCTCGAGGGCGTCCTTGCCGGATTGGGCGACCTGGACCTTGTAGCCGCTCTTGCTCATCGACTGGACGAGCCCGTCGCGCAGGGTCCTGTCGTCCTCGGCAACCAGGATGTTCTTCATGCCTCCGGCTCCTCCGCGCGGATCGTGCTGGAAATCATGCTCAATACAACGGGTTAATATAAATTTCGATGATCGAGAGTCAAGGAAGTGGAGCGCATTTTTCGTGCTCGAGCAGCCGATCGTGGACGATTTCCCGGGCGGAGCTCGTCAGGAGGTTGACGTTGCCCTGAAGTCGGTGGGCCTACGCACGTCGGCGGGCGTTTCGGGAGGTCTCCGTCGCGGCGCGCGCCCGGTCAGCGGCGCTCGCGAAGGAACAGGCCAAGAATCCGCTCGATGCCGGCAAAAGCGGCCCGGGCGGCGCGGCCGAATCGGCCGATCGGGGCCCCCGGAGCGCGAGGCGGCGGCAGGATTGGACGAAGAAGGCGGGAGAGGCCGTAGGCGACGCGATAGAAGCGCGCGAGGAGGTCCGTCTCGACGGAGACCACGCGCTCCATCCCCTTCCTGCGCCCCGGCATCTCGACGGCCACGACCCTGGCGATCACCGCCGACTCGGGGACCCGCTCCCGCACCCGGTTGTAGTCGCCCCGGAAGACCAGGCGCGTCCCATCCCCGTCCATTTCCTTCCAGACGAGCCGGTGAATCGTCAGGTAGCGCTCGCCGCGAAACACGGCGATTTCGCCGACCTTCAGATCGGCCCCCGTGGCGCGACGC
This portion of the Candidatus Polarisedimenticolia bacterium genome encodes:
- a CDS encoding phosphodiester glycosidase family protein, yielding MRPALRALSAAVALAVAAGLAVPFDRPAAAPGLPSVDPTAAWRSLEPGLDLGEFLSPRRSDRGDSIVRVLRADPLRFELRLLNASAPGQGRALTAREWSLRGGLAGAINASMYQADHRTSVSLMRTSIHTNNGRLSKDRAILAFEPKDDKAAPVLIIDRECDDFEALRGRYGTLVQSIRMLSCKGENVWSQQPRRWSAAAIGTDDRGRVLFVHVRSPYSVHDLIGILKDLPLGLSRMQYAEGGPEAQLYVRSGGEEHEWIGSYESGLSEDDDNRVAWPVPNVVGIARRAGVPAGVPGPR
- a CDS encoding VOC family protein; the protein is MADLLVNIDVDDLEKGLRFYADGLGLKPGRRLGADAREMLGASSPIYLLASPGGTPPFAAATAGRDYRRHWTPVHLDLAVEDIEAAVARAVSAGATLEGTIEERAWGLLARLADPFGNGFCILQFKGRGYDALAGEPPSGSP
- a CDS encoding DoxX family protein; the protein is MDRWLGKYSEWAYALLRLVAGFLLACHGAQKLFGALGGQSQLSNPLMATAGFIEFFGGVLVALGLFAGHAAFISSGLMAVAYFMAHAPNGFWPIINKGELAVLYCFVFLYIACRGSGRFSVDAIARRR
- a CDS encoding GNAT family N-acetyltransferase gives rise to the protein MVVRPMTARDADAAARLSDQLGYPATADAMERRFRALADDPDAALLAAEEAGGRMVGWIHVCGRRFLVSDAFAEIVGLVVETSARRRGAGKGLVLAAEEWARRRGYSVMRIRSNVRRMEARPFYEKLGYEVVKSQWVFRRSL
- a CDS encoding alpha/beta hydrolase, which gives rise to MTMGPPTNLLGAMGLLALLAGPPAGGTVPRAGTASTPARGPGRILAEPPAKPDSGATYLFYLHGRIVQEQGRGAVSPKYGPYEYDAIPKGLAEAGLVVISEPRPRGTEPSAYAGRVAGQVERLLEAGVPARRITIVGASMGGFIAMLVSNRLAAREIGYVFMGSCDEETLELGSGLHGEVLSIFEASDELEQSCARLFARASDVGRHAEVRIDTGLHHGFLYRPLSEWMGPVIRWARARDA
- a CDS encoding RidA family protein; its protein translation is MKPRISVATGTPWEPLVGYARAVRVGRHVYVSGTTATDRDGRVVGTGDPHAQAVQTLRNIETALRRAGARLEDVVRTRIYVTRIDDWQAIGRAHRECFGAVRPATSMVEVSRLISPEMLVEIEAEAIVSTE
- a CDS encoding DUF1648 domain-containing protein; translation: MKGASLAFLLLAALVSAQIAYYYPLLPDPMASHFGLDGAPNGWSSRLTFFAIYLASLLLTAGALFILASVLKRMPERAINLPNRDYWLSAERRDEALGYLQGMVGWCAVGVLLFMLLGTQLVIRANLTAGGRLESGKLGWTLALLALWVILTPVRAYRRLSRVPGGG
- a CDS encoding DUF4242 domain-containing protein, translated to MPKFLIEREIPGAGKLSPQELRAISQKSCGVLKEMGPQIQWVESYVTADKVYCVYVAPNEEMVRKHAQAGGFPANRVSRIGAVIDPTTAE
- a CDS encoding SgcJ/EcaC family oxidoreductase; the protein is MLGWAVVWVVLEILVVASGSSPGRPIGWRDAVAILEVRHPWKPEGDPMERTARSILIVTGILLIASGLAHAILDPPALRLDAAATQVSAPPAERAQLPSVRLPAALARVLADYEAAWRSKDAAALAGLFAEDGFVLSNGAPPVRGRHAIRTHYEGQGGPLSLRAVAFATEGSLGYIIGGFARRAGEPDIGKFTLTLRRGEDGRWLIVSDMDNGNSRP